TCCGACGAAGTCATGACCGGCTTCCGCGTATCCGCTGCAGGCTGGTACGGCCACGAAGGCCCCACCGCCTCCGGAGCCCCCGATCTGTTCACCTTCGGCAAAGTCATGGGCGGAGGGTTCCCCGCAGCAGCCTTCGGAGGCAAAGCCGAACACATGGCCCACCTGGCACCCAACGGCCCCGTCTACCAAGCAGGCACCCTGTCCGGAAACCCCATCGCCTCAGCCGCAGGCCTAGCCACACTCCGCGCCTGCACCCCAGACCTCTACACCCGCATCCACACCACCGCCACCACCATCGCCAACGCCACTAGCCAAGCCCTCACCACCGCAGGCGTCCCCCACCACATTCGATGGGCAGGATCCATGTTCTCCGTCTTCTTCCGCGAAGGCGAAGTCCGCAACTACGCCGAGGCCAGCACCCAAAACACCCACGCCTTCGCCGCCTTCTTCCACAGCCTCCTCAGCAACGGCGTCCACCTACCCCCTTCCGCATACGAAACCTGGTTCGTCAGCGCAGCCCACGACGACACCGCCATCGACCAGATCATTACCGCCCTACCCGCCGCAGCCAACGCAGCCGCACAAGCAACCACCAACTGACCCCACAAACCGGCACGAAAGGCGTCAACGATGAGCACAAGCAGCAAGAGCAGCCGCGAAACCACGGTGCACTTCCTGCGACACGGCGAGGTCTACAACCCGGCACGCATCATCTACGGCCGCCTACCCAACTACCACCTCTCCGAACGCGGCCACGCCATGGCAGAACTCGCAGCACAATCCCTCCGCAACTTCCCCATTGGCTTGGTCGTCTCCTCACCGCTAGAACGCGCCCAAGAAACCGCCCAACCCGTCGCCGCCACCCACAACCTGCCCATCTACACCGACCCCCGCATCATCGAAGCCCAAAACTCCTTCGAAGGACACAAATTCGGCCAAGGACAAGCCTCCCTGCGCAACCCCGCCACCTGGAAACTCATCCGCAACCCCTTCCGCCCCTCCTGGGGCGAGCCCTACACCCACCTCGCCACCCGCATGCGCGAAGCCCTCCACGCCGCCGTCGAAGCATCCCACCGACTAGCCGACGGAGCCGACGTTGTCGCTGTCTCCCACCAACTCCCCATCTGGGAACTGCGCCTATCCGTCGAAGGCCGCCGCCTATGGCACGACCCCCGCAAACGCGAATGCGGCCTCGCCTCCATCACCAGCTTCACCCTGCGCGACCACGAAATCATCGCCATCGCCTACAGCGAACCAGCCGCCGAACTCTACCCAGGCTCCACCGGAGGAGTCGGCGCATGAAAAACACCCCACGCACCCTCACCACCCTTCTCCTCACCGCCACCCTCACCACCCTCACCGCCTGCAGCACCAGCGGCAACACCATCGCTGACCAAGCCCGCCGCGGCGACGACCTCGGCTACGTCACCGGAGACGGCGCCGTACAACGCCTACCCGCCGACCAACGCAAAAACCCCATCAACCTCAACGGAAAACTTCTCGACGGCGCCCCCTGGAACATCACCGACAACCGCGGAAAAATCACCGTACTCAACATCTGGGGTTCCTGGTGCCAACCCTGCCAAAACGAAGCACCCCAACTCGAAAAAGCACACGCCCCCTACAGCAAAGACCCCAACGTTCAATTCATCGGAATCAACGTCGGTGAAAGCCCAGAAACCGGTTCTGCAGCAGCCAAAGCATGGGGTCTGACCTACCCCTCACTCACCGACCCCGAACGCAAACTCGCCTCCTCACTCAACGGCCTAGCCAACGCCACCCCCACAACCCTGGTCATCGACACCCAAGGCCGTGTCGCCGCCCGCATCTCCGGAGCCCTCACCACCGCCTCAACCCTCACCGGACTCATCGACGACGTCCGCAACGGAAAAACCACATGACAGACCTCACACAGGTCCTCGCCGACGGCAACCTGCTCCTCGCCCTGGCCATATCCCTCGCCGCAGGAAGCATCTCCTTCGCATCCCCCTGCGTCCTACCCCTAGTGCCAGGATTCCTCGGATACGTCGGCGGCATCGCTCACACCACCAACACCCCCAACCAGCCCACCCCAATCCGAAACCGCACCCTCCTGGGTGCCGCGCTATTCGTCCTCGGATTCAGCACCGTCTTCATCACCGGTACCCTCCTCGCCTCTGCAGCAGGCGCAGCCCTACACAACTACACCCCCTGGCTCACCCGCCTCGGCGGCATCATCATCATTGCCCTCGCACTTATCTTCCTTGGCTTCGGCACCCAACGCACCTACACACCCACCTGGCGACCACGCACCGGCCTAGCCGGCGCCCCCCTGCTCGGAATCATCTTCGGCCTAGGCTGGGCACCCTGCATGGGCCCGACCTACGCCGTCATCTACGCCCTAGCCACCAACCTCGCTGGCGACACCGGACTCATCACCCGCGGCGCGCTCCTAGGCATCGCCTACTGCGCAGGACTAGGCATCCCATTCCTGCTCATCGCCGCAGGCTGGCAACACGCCCTCACCGCCTCCACCTGGCTGCGCCGCCACCAACACGCAATCCACATCGCCGGAGGACTGCTCCTGCTCACCGTCGGACTGCTCCTGCTCACCGGAGCATGGGACACTATCGTCCACTACCTCCAAACCACCCTCGTCAACCGATTCCAGACCGCCCTCTAACACCCAGCCCACCGGCAGGCAGCAACGGGAACAGGACATGAGCACTCACACCCCACCCCAAGCCCCCAGCTCCCAGCCACGCCTCGGCCCACGAGGATGGGCCCGCTGGGCCTGGCGACAAATCACATCTATGCGCACGGCACTCTTCCTACTGCTGCTGATCGCCGTCGCAGCCATCCCCGGCTCCATGCTTCCCCAACGCACCACCAACGCCGTTGCCGTCACCCAATGGATCAACCAACGACCAACCATCGGAGCCATATTCGACACAGTCGGACTTTTCGACGTATTCATATCTCCCTGGTTCTCCGCCATCTACCTCCTGCTCGTCCTCAGCCTCATCGGCTGCATCATTCCCCGCATCGGCGCACACATAAAAGCGCTGCGCTCCCTACCACCGCGCACTCCACGAAACCTCAACAGGCTCCCCGCCTACAGCTCTTTCACCACCACAGCCAGCGAAGAAGACATCCTCCACACCGCCCGCGCCATGCTCGGAAAAGCCAGATTCCGCATGCGCCCCGCAGACGAAGACCGCTCCATCGCTGCCGAACGCGGCCACCTACGCGAAACCGGAAACATCGCCTTCCACCTGGGCCTAGTTGTCGTCATCGTGGCCCTGGCCATCGGCTACCTCGTCGGCTGGAAAGCAGACCGCATCGTCCCCGTCGGCACCGGCTTCGTTAACGACGTCTCCAGCTACGACACCTTCGCGCCCGGACCATGGGTCAACCCCAACACCCTCGACCCTTGGCAACTGCGCATCGACTCGCTGCACGTCAAGTTCCAAGATCGCCCAGACGCCCCCCAATTCGGCCAGGCTCGTGACTTCTCCGCCCAAACCACCATCACCATGCCCGATGGAACAACCAGCAAAAAAACCCTCGCAGTCAACGCACCTCTCCAATTCGGAGACGCCTGGACATATCTCCTCGGCAACGGGTACGCCCCCACCATCACTGTCCGGAACCCAGACGGTGAGGTGCTCTATCGGCAATCCACACCCTTCCTGCCCCAAGACGGCGTCTACACCTCCACTGGAGCCGTCAAAGTCGTAGGCGCACAGCCCAAACAACTCGGATTCACCGGAGTGCTCCTACCCAGTGCTTTCACCGATAAAAACGGCCCCGTATCTGTCTACCCTGACCTCGAAAACCCCCTCCTAGCACTAGACGTTTACACCGGTGACCTCTATTCCGGTGGCCCTCAATCCGTCTACAGCCTGGACACCACCCGCATGACCAAAGTAAAAAACGCCGACGGTAAACCAGCCCAACTCTGGCTACGCCCCGGTGACACCGTGCAACTGCCCAACAACCTGGGCAGCGTCACCCTCGAACAAGACATCCCCCGCTGGGCAGGCCTATCCACCCGCTACGATCCGGGCAAGACACTCGCGCTCGTGTCCTCCCTTGTCGCACTGATCGGCCTGATGGTCTCTCTTACCGTTCGCCGTCGACGCGTCTACATCCGCGTCACCACAGACACCACCGACAATGGCTCCACACACAACACCGTTCACGTCGGTGGCCTCGCCCGCGGCGAAGACCCTCTACTGAACGACGCGATAACTGAACTGGCGCATAGGCTCTGCGCAGCTGTCGAAGCCAAAGAAACGACAACCACCAACGGCCACCCCAATACACCGAGGCAGGCATGATGACGAACCAGCAGCTGGCGTTGCTGTCCAACTACGCCCTCTACGCCGCCATGGCCATGCTGTCCTGCGCCATGATCGGATACGCAATCTTCTTGGGGGTGGCTCGCGCTGCTACCGGAGGCAGCCGCGTTGCAGCAGAAAACGAACAGACACCAGTAGCCGCCGGGAATGCTCCGGTCCCAGCCGAAGCTGACAGAAGAGCAGACAAAAATGAAAAACGCCCAGGTATTGGTTCTCTCGACTCGAGCGGATTGGGAATCTTGCACGGCTCAGCCGTCGAGGAGTTGAGTAACCGGAAAATTGAGGAAGTCGATGCTCGTTCCGGTGCGATAGCAACCATGCTGGGGTGGCTCGGCACCATGACCTTGTTTGTGTCGATGGTGCTACGAGGTCTTTCCGTGCAGCGAGCTCCTGTATCGAACATGTTCGAGTTTGCGGTTGCCGCGGCTTTTCTCGTTATGGCGGTTTTTTTGGGATTGGGGCTGAAACGACCACTCAAATGGATGGGTGTGTTCGTTGTGACGCCGGTGTTGTTGATGCTCGGGCTTGCCATCACAGTGTGGTATGCCCCTGCAGCGGAACTGGTTCCATCATTGAAGTCCACCTGGCTGGTTATTCACGTTCCGATCGCGATTTTGGCGACAGCCGTGTTCACGCTCGCATTCGTGGTGTTGCTGCTTCATTTGGCTAAAGCTCGCCATGAACGAAAACTGCGTGAAGGAACAGGTAAGCAGGCTTCATTGCTCGCACTGCTTCCAGACGCTGCGGCTCTGGATCGGGCCTCTTATGCCCTACATATCACTGCGTTCCCGTTGTGGACTTTCACACTCATTGCAGGAGCGATCTGGGGGCAGAAAGCCTGGGGCGTCTATTGGAGTTGGGACCCCAAAGAAGTATGGACTTTTGTTATCTGGGTGATCTACGCGGCTTATTTGCACTCTCGCGCCACAAGTGGGTGGAGCTTGAAAAGGTCGAATGTCATCGCTGTGATCGGTTACGTGGCGATTATTGTGAACTTCACCATCGTGAACATGTTCTTCCCAGGCATGCACTCTTACTCGGGGCTGTGATTGATATGCGTCCTTCTATTGTTTATTCCTTCGCTCGGATCAGCATTTTCCTTGCGTGCCTGTTGGTTCTCTGGCTGGTGGGTCTTAAAGACCCACTGGTGCTGCTGCTGGTGGCTGCGACGGTTTCGATGTTGATTTCGTTGTTTACTTTGGGGACGTTGCGAGATCGCTTTGCAGTTGATGTGGCTGAACGAGTTGAGCGTCGCCGGCAAGAGAAAGCCGAGTGCCGGGCTCAGACAGATCAGTCTTCTGCTGAGGAGGATTCTGAGGCGGATTCGTTCCGCTGATTAGCCGATGGCGGGTAGACGCCAGATGGCCATGCCCAGGCCTAGGAAAATGCCGTAGATGAGAGTGAATTTTCCGGTGCGGCCCAGGACGGTGATGAGATCACGACCGCTGGATCCGCGTAGTACTTGGCGTACGCCGGGGATGATGTAAACGAAGGTGATGAGGCAGAACCAGGCACCTGGGTGGAAGAAACCAGCGACAAGTGAGCAGATTGCTGCGATGGCGATCATGCCTGCGTAGGCCAAGCGTGCGCCGGGTTCTCCGAGGCGGACTGCCAGGGTGATTTTTCCTGCGCCGGGGTCTGTGTGGATGTCGCGGAGGTTATTGACCATGAGGATTGCGCAGGAGAGCGAGCCCACGCCGACTGCTCCGGCGATGGAGGCCGGGGTGATGTAGAGGGTTTGGGTGTAGGTGGTTCCCAAGGTTGCGACGAGTCCGAAAAATATGAAGACCATGACTTCGCCGAGTCCGAGGTATCCGTAGGGTTTTTTACCTCCGGTGTAGAACCAGGCGGCGATGATAGCCAGTAGGCCAACGCCGATCATCCATAGGGTGTTGGCGAATGCGACGAGGGCTAAGCCGAAGAATGCTGCGACGCCGAAGGAGATGAATGCGGCGTTTTTGACTGCTTGGGGTGTGGCGAGTCCTTGGCCGACGAGGCGGACTGGGCCAATACGTACGTTGGTGTCGTCGGTGCCGCGGATGCCGTCTGAGTAGTCGTTGGCGTAGTTGACGCCGACTTGGAGGGCGAGGGCGACGAGTAGGGCTAGCACGGCGAAGGGGAAGATTCCTCGGTCGACCGCGTAGGCGGATCCTGCGCCGATGACAACGGGCGCTACGGCTGCGGGCAGGGTGCGGGGGCGTGCACCTTGAACCCATTCCTTGTACGTGGCCATGGGGTGTGAATCCTTGTGTGGCTAGTCAGTTTGCTTGGTGGGTTGTTCGGTTGGAGGTAGTCATTGTGGCGTGTGGACGGGTGTGGTGTGCGGTGGTGGTGCGTGGGGTTAGAGGCCGCGGAGGAAATCGGGGTCGTCGTCGGGGCCGATAGGTCGTTGGGGGCGGGGGCGTTGTGGGCGTCCTGCGAGCCACCAGGCAGTGCCTCCAACGATGGGGAAGAGGCAGATTCCGAGTGCCCAGATGGGTTTGGGCAGGGCGCGGATGTGTTGTTCGTCGGTGTTGAGGCAGTCGACGAGGGTGTAGATGCTGTAGGCGAGGATGAGCAGAGTGCCAAGTACCCGGATCACAACGTTTTCCGTTCTTTTCGCCGGTGGGTGTGGGGGTGGGGTTCATTCTGGCATGGGGTTCTCAGGGTGGGGTTGTGCGCGGATGAGGGCGTTGCGGATGGCGGTGCGGTCGGGTTTTCCGGGGCCGCGTTGGGGTAGGTGGGGTAGGACGATGGTGTGGCGGGGGATGGCGTGTGGGGGGAGGGTTTCGCGGGCGGCGGTCAGTGCGGTGGGGATGAGTTGTTGAAGGTGTTTGATGTGGGTGGGGTTGGTGGGGGCGAAGGCTGCGGCGACGGTGGTTCCCCATTCGGGGTGGGGGATTCCGGTGACGTGGATCGCTGTTCCGGGGGGTAGGTGTGGGGCGAGGGCGTTTTCGACGTGGGTGGGGAGGACTTTGAGGCCGCCGGTGTTGATGATGTCGTCGGTGCGGCCTTCGAGGGTGAGGGTGCCGTCGGGGTTGATGTGTCCGATGTCGTCGGTGAGGTATGTGCGGGTGCCGTTGGGGTGGTGTGTGAAGGGTGTGTTGGTGTTGAGGGTGAGGGTGGTGGGGTTGTCGGTGGGGTGGAGGTATCCGTGGGCGATGTGGGTGCCGGTGAGTTGGATGCGTGTGGCGGTGGCGGTGGCGGTGGTGGTGTTGGTGGTGAAGGTGATGGTGGTGTCGCCGATGGGGTGGCCGTTGTAGACGCAGCCGCCGCAGGTTTCGCTCATGCCGTATGTGGTGATGAGGTTGATGTTGTGGTCTTTGGCGCGGTTGATGAGTTCGGTTGGGGTTGCTGCGCCGCCGACGAGGATGGCGTCGAGTTGGCGCAGTGTGGTGATGCCTTCGGTGGTGGATAGGAGTCGGGCGAGTTGGGTGGGGACGAGCGAGGTGTAGTGGGGGGTGTTGGGGGTGGTGATTTGGGCTTGGTGGAGGGCGGTGGCTAGGTGTGTGGCGGTGAAGCTGGTGGTGCGGTGGATGGGGATGGGGTTGTGGCCTGCTGCGAGGGATCGCAGGATTACTTGCAGTCCTGCTATGTGGTGGGGTGGGAGGGTGAGGATCCATTGGCCGGGGCCGCCGAGGGCGTGTTCGGTGGCGGTGATGGAGGCGTGGAGTGCGGTGGCGGTGCAGGTGGCGAGTTTGGGGGTTCCTGTTGATCCGGAGGTGGAGATGGCGAGGGTGGCTTGGGGTGGGAGGTTGGTTGCGGTGGTTGCTGTGGTGGGGGGTGTGTGGCCGGGGGCGGTGGGGATGAGGAGGGGGGTGTTTCCGTCGAGGGCGTGTCGGAGGGTGGTGTAGGTGGGGGTGAGGTCGCCGTGGGTGGGGATGGTGAGGGGGGTTATGGGGGTGGTGGTTGTGGGTTCCGGCACGGGGTCACCCTACTCATGTGCGGGTGGATGGGTGCGGGGTTAGGGGGTGGTGATTGTGTTGTTTTTGCGGGTGGGGGTGGTGTTGTTGAGGGTGGTGCGTAGGTGTTCGCATGCTTTGGCGAGGGGTTTGGGAAGGGTGAAGAGGAAGGCGAGGGTGGGGATGCGTCGGAGGATTTTTTCTAGGAGGACGCATCCGGCGATGACGATGGTGGTGGCGAGGATGGGGTAGAGGAAAACGGCGCAGGGGATGCTGCGGATGGTGCTGCCGAGTCCGGTGCTTAGGCCGAGGGTGATGAGGTTGAGGATGGTCGCTAGGGGGATGTGGAGGGTGTAGATACCGAGGGTGTGGTGGCCGAGGTAGGTCAGGGGGGTTGCTAGGTGGGGGATGCGGACGAGGCATCCGACGAAGCCGACGGCGGTCAGGCCTAGGGTGATGTAGAGGAGGGCGATGAGGGTGGCGTAGCCGGGGCCGGGTGGGGCGAGGCTGAGGAGTCGGGTCATGCCGATGGGTTGGTAGATGGCCCAGGAGGTAATGGCGGTGAGGATGGTCAGGGGTGGGCTGCTTGCCATGCGGGTGAGGATGGCGCGGCCGTGTACGCCTAGGCCGAAGAAGATGGCGTAGGTGAAGGCGCGGGTCCAGAGTGCGCTTTCGAGGGACCAGGCTTGGACGGCGATGAGGTGGAGGATGAAGAGTGCGGTGAGGGTGATCCAGGGTGGTACGCGTCGTAGTGCGGTGAAGAGGAGGATGTAGGTGGATAGGGCGAAGAGGTACCAGAGGTAGGTGTTGGGTAGCCAGAGTTGGATGAGCCACTGGTCGAGGGAGGCGACTTTGTGGGGGGTGGGGAAGTCTGGTGGCATGCAGAGGATGAAGATGCCGTAGGTGATGAGCCAGATGGTGTAGAGCCAGTAGTTGGTGGCGGCGCCGAGGATGGCTTTGCCGCGGCGGAATCCTCGGTGGATTTTTCCGGATGCGAGTACGCCGGAGAGGGCGAATAGGAGGGGCATGCGGATGATGGAGAGGATTTGGTTGATGCGTGCCCATCGTCCGGTTTCGAGTCCGCCGACCCAGGCCATGAGGTAGTAGTGGCCGATGGTGACGTGGAAGAGGACGACGAGGATGACTGCGACGGCGCGTGAGGTGTCGATCCAGCGGAGTCGTGGTGGTGTTGTGGGGGTGGGGGAGGGGTGTGGAGACGGTGAGGTGGCGTGACTGCTCACGTCGGTTGGGGTTCCCTCTCGGTGTGTCGGTGCGGGTGCGTGTGGGGGTGGGGTGCGGGGTTCATCCTAGGCAGGCCGCGGCGGTGGGGCTGCTGTGGGGTTTTTGTTAGGGGGTTGGTGTTGACGCTACGGATGTGGGGTGTGGTGCGGCAAATGTGCTGGTGAAGTGGTGTGCGACTGGAGGGATAGAGGGGGGTACGACTTTGGGGGTAGTTATGTGAGGTGAGTTTGGGACTGGGGGTGGATTACTGAGGGGTGGTGAGTGGCGACACTTGTTTCTGTGAAGGTGAAACAAATGTGTGTGGGTATGGCAGCGCTGTTTGTAGGCGCTAGTGGTTTTTATGTGTATGCAAACGCGAAACCTGAAGATGTGAGGGATTACTACTCGAAAGAGGTTGAATATCGGCTGGAGTCTTCAGGTCCTTTGGGGGAGGTTTTCCCCTTGGAGTGGGATGGTTTGAATGGCCCCATGGTTGTTTCGGAAAAGGTAGCTGATTCGACATGGAGTAAGAAAATGGTCGCTGGTGCGGATCCGGAAGTCTCTGCTGTTGCTCCTGATTCGGGAACTTTGCGCTGCAAGATCATTGATCACGAGGGGAAAGTGATTGCTCAGCAGGAAGGGGTGAATGGGCAAGAGGTAAAGTGTCAGGCGCAGCGAATAAACTCTTCATCACAGTAGTGATGAAGAGTTCTCTGAACCGCGAGAACTTTTGTCTTGCGAAATTCCAGATAAAGGAAGGTTAGAAGTACCAGGGGAAGGGACTCCAGTCGGGGTTGCGTTTTTCGAGGAATTGGTCGCGGCCTTCGATGGCTTCGTCGGTCATGTAGGCCAGTCGGGTGGCTTCTCCGGCGAATACTTGTTGGCCCATGAGTCCGTCGTCGGTGAGGTTGAATGCGAATTTGAGCATGCGTTGGGCTTGGGGTGATTTGCTCATGATTTCGGTGGCGACGCGGATGGCTTCGTGTTCGAGGTCGTCGTGGTCGGTGACGATGTTGACGGCGCCCATGCGGTGCATGTCTTCGGCGGTGTATTCGCGGCCGAGGAAGAAGATTTCGCGGGCGAATTTTTGGCCCACCATTTTGGCGAGGTAGGCGGAGCCGTAGCCGGCGTCGAAGGAGCCTACGTCGGCGTCGGTTTGTTTGAAGCGGGCGTTTTGGCGGGAGGCGATGGTTAGGTCGCAGACGACGTGGAGGGAGTGTCCGCCGCCTGCTGCCCAGCCGTTGACGACGGCGATGACGATTTTGGGCATGGTGCGGATGAGGCGTTGCACTTCGAGGATGTGGAGGCGGCCGCCTTCGGCTTTGGTGCGTTGTTCGTCGATGTTGGTGTGGGATTCTTCGCCGGTGGTGGCGTCTTTGCTGGCGTATTGGTATCCGGATCGTCCGCGGATGCGTTGGTCTCCGCCGGTGCAGAAGGCCCATCCGTTGGTGGTGGGGGATTTGCCGGGGGTGGGGTGGGGTCCGTTGCCGGTGAGGAGGATGGTTCCCACGTGTGGGGTCATGCGGGCGTGGTCGAGGGTGCGGTAGAGCTCATCGACGGTGTGTGGCCGGAATGCGTTGAGAACTTCGGGTCGGTTGAAGGCGATGCGTACGCAGCCTAGGGGGCGTCCGGGGACGGGGCCGGGGGCGGTGCTGCGGTGGTAGGTGATGTCGGTCAGGTCCTCGAAGCCGGGAACTGTCTCCCATGTAGTGGGGTCGAAGGTCTGTGACACGGTGTCCATGTGGCAAGCCTAGGCTTGCGGTGTTGTTCCGGTGGGATGCAACTTTGGGAGTAGGTGGGGTGCGACTTTAGGTGTAGGGGTGTGGAGTGGTTTGCAGACTGGGGGTGGATGACCGGTGGGGTGGTGCAGGGAAAGACTGGTTGCCATGAGGAGGCAACGATTTTTTGTAGGTGTGGCGGCGTTGTTTATGGGGGCTAGTTTTATTTCTGCGTATGTAGACCCAATCCAGGAGCATGAGTATTACTCCAAAGAGGCTGTGCATAGTGTGGAGTCTTCGGGGGCTGTGGGGGATAGACCATGAGGGGAAGTGGTCGCGCAGCGGGAAGCGTCTCGTGGGAAGTGAAGTCAGCTGTGTCGCATCGGCTGGCTAGGTAAGGCCTAGAAAAAGAGCTGTAGGGGTGGGTCTAGCCTTGAATGTATGCCGATCCCTGAACATGTTGCGAGGTTACGGGCCAAGGTGGGGCACGATCTGTTGTGGCTGCCGGGTGTGACTGCTGTTGTGGTGCGTGAGGGGGATCGGGGGGTGGAGGTGGTGTTGGTGCGTCGTTCTGATAACGGTGAGTACACCCCGGTCACTGGTGTGGTTGATCCGTTGGAGTCCCCTGCGGTGACGGCGGTGCGTGAGGCGAAGGAAGAGGCGTGTATTGATGTTGAGGTTGAGCGGTTGATCGCTGTGCGGGTGACGCCGGTTGTTACTTATCCCAATGGTGATCAGTCCGCGTATGTTGATGTTGCTTTTCGGTGTAGGTGGGTAGGTGGTGTTCTGCGGGTGGGGGACGATGAGTCTTCTGAGGTGGGGTGGTGGCCGGTGGCAGATCTTCCGCCGATGGAGGATCGTCATCGTGAGGCGATTGAGATTGCGTGTCGTGATGATGGTGAGGTCGTTTACGACTGATGCGTGTTCTTGTGCACACGATTGCGCTATGTGCTTGCTAACCGGTCGCATTGGTCGATGAGGAGGCAGGACTGTCCTAGTCTCCGCCCACGGCCGTGGGCGGTGTCGTGGTGAGGAGCGCAGCATGCAACGACGGATTCTCGTGGTACCCGCCGGTCATCGGGAGCCTGTGACTCCTGTGTGCCTAGGCCTGGTTCAGGCGCTGTCCGAGATGCGTGTGAATGTGGCTTATGCCAAACCTATTGCGCAGGAGTTCAGCAAGGGTAACGAGGATCAATCTGTTGAGGTGTTTCGGTTGGTGACGCGGTTGCGTCCGCCGCAGCCGGTTACTTCTGATATCGCGATGCGTAATTACGCTATGTATGGCAGTGACACGATGTTGTCTTCGGTGCTTTTTGAGATGCGTGATGTTTTGGCGCATGAAGCGGTGGTTTTTGAGGGTCTTTCCCCTATTCGCGGGACTTCTTTGACGAATCAGTTCAATGAAGAGTTTGCCGTGGGTGTTGATGCTGATGTGCTTCTTGTTGCCACAGCTGCCGAGGGTTTGGCCGAAGTTGTTGATCATGTCGCGATGGCTGCGCGTCCTTTTACTGACCGTCGCCCAGGTCGGGTTATTGGTGTTGTCATTGTCGGTATTCAGGACGATGACAAGGGTTTGCTGGGTGATGTTCGGCGTGATCTTGAGGCCCAGAATTTGCAGGTTGTTGCTGCTGTTGCGCATAGTCCTCAGCTTGAGCGTTTGCGGGTGCGTGACATCGTCCATCAGCTGCGTCTGACTGTTGTTTCTGAAGGCGATATGGATCGTCGTGTTGAGCACATGATGATCGCTGCTCAAGGTATGCCAGGTGTTGTGGACCGTACCGCTGAGGCGGGGCGTTTTGTTATCACCCCTGGTGATCGTCCTGATGTTCTTATGACTGCTGCTCTTGCTGAGATTAAAGGGGTTCGTCCAGCGGGTGTGCTTCTGACGAGCGGTCTTTTGCCTAGTGAGAATGTGATGAGTTTGTGCGCGCCAGCGTTGGAGGCAGGGATGCCTTTGTTGGCGACGGATGATTTCACGTATGAGGCGGCTTCGGCGGTGAATGGCATCCAGATGCAGATTCCCGCTGATGACGAAGAACGTGCACAGTTGACGAAACAGACGTATGCCGAAGCGTTTTCTACTGAGTGGCTGCGCAGTTTGCAAGAGAATGAGCAGCCACGTCGCGCTACGTATATTCAACTGCGGGCTTCGGTGATGGAGCGGTTGGGTACTAAGCGTTACGCCACAGCTTTGCCTGGGCCTGTCACTGTTGACATGCTCCGTTCTGCTCGGGCGTTGCTCGATTTCGGTATGGCTACGTGCTTGTTTGTTGGGTCTACGGAACAGATCAGTGAGGTTGCTGCTCTTCACCACATCCCCATGCCTGATGCGGCGCACATCATTGATGTTGCAAGCCCTGCTCCTGAGGTTGTGCGCTATTTGGCGGCTAAACGTGGTGTTGAGGAACAGGTGGCTGTTCGAGATTTGGCTGATCCGCTTACTTACTCCATGGTTTTGCTTGCGATGGAGGAAGTGCAGTCTGTGGTGGGGGACCGTATCGATACTGGTTCGGATTTGGTGCGTTTGGCTGACGAACTTATTGGTTTGTCTCCTGGAGTTACTTCGGTAGGGACCAGTACGTATCTTCTCGATAAGGAGTCCATCCAGATTTATG
This region of Dermatophilus congolensis genomic DNA includes:
- a CDS encoding histidine phosphatase family protein gives rise to the protein MSTSSKSSRETTVHFLRHGEVYNPARIIYGRLPNYHLSERGHAMAELAAQSLRNFPIGLVVSSPLERAQETAQPVAATHNLPIYTDPRIIEAQNSFEGHKFGQGQASLRNPATWKLIRNPFRPSWGEPYTHLATRMREALHAAVEASHRLADGADVVAVSHQLPIWELRLSVEGRRLWHDPRKRECGLASITSFTLRDHEIIAIAYSEPAAELYPGSTGGVGA
- a CDS encoding TlpA family protein disulfide reductase; translated protein: MKNTPRTLTTLLLTATLTTLTACSTSGNTIADQARRGDDLGYVTGDGAVQRLPADQRKNPINLNGKLLDGAPWNITDNRGKITVLNIWGSWCQPCQNEAPQLEKAHAPYSKDPNVQFIGINVGESPETGSAAAKAWGLTYPSLTDPERKLASSLNGLANATPTTLVIDTQGRVAARISGALTTASTLTGLIDDVRNGKTT
- a CDS encoding cytochrome c biogenesis CcdA family protein; its protein translation is MTDLTQVLADGNLLLALAISLAAGSISFASPCVLPLVPGFLGYVGGIAHTTNTPNQPTPIRNRTLLGAALFVLGFSTVFITGTLLASAAGAALHNYTPWLTRLGGIIIIALALIFLGFGTQRTYTPTWRPRTGLAGAPLLGIIFGLGWAPCMGPTYAVIYALATNLAGDTGLITRGALLGIAYCAGLGIPFLLIAAGWQHALTASTWLRRHQHAIHIAGGLLLLTVGLLLLTGAWDTIVHYLQTTLVNRFQTAL
- the resB gene encoding cytochrome c biogenesis protein ResB codes for the protein MSTHTPPQAPSSQPRLGPRGWARWAWRQITSMRTALFLLLLIAVAAIPGSMLPQRTTNAVAVTQWINQRPTIGAIFDTVGLFDVFISPWFSAIYLLLVLSLIGCIIPRIGAHIKALRSLPPRTPRNLNRLPAYSSFTTTASEEDILHTARAMLGKARFRMRPADEDRSIAAERGHLRETGNIAFHLGLVVVIVALAIGYLVGWKADRIVPVGTGFVNDVSSYDTFAPGPWVNPNTLDPWQLRIDSLHVKFQDRPDAPQFGQARDFSAQTTITMPDGTTSKKTLAVNAPLQFGDAWTYLLGNGYAPTITVRNPDGEVLYRQSTPFLPQDGVYTSTGAVKVVGAQPKQLGFTGVLLPSAFTDKNGPVSVYPDLENPLLALDVYTGDLYSGGPQSVYSLDTTRMTKVKNADGKPAQLWLRPGDTVQLPNNLGSVTLEQDIPRWAGLSTRYDPGKTLALVSSLVALIGLMVSLTVRRRRVYIRVTTDTTDNGSTHNTVHVGGLARGEDPLLNDAITELAHRLCAAVEAKETTTTNGHPNTPRQA
- the ccsB gene encoding c-type cytochrome biogenesis protein CcsB, with translation MMTNQQLALLSNYALYAAMAMLSCAMIGYAIFLGVARAATGGSRVAAENEQTPVAAGNAPVPAEADRRADKNEKRPGIGSLDSSGLGILHGSAVEELSNRKIEEVDARSGAIATMLGWLGTMTLFVSMVLRGLSVQRAPVSNMFEFAVAAAFLVMAVFLGLGLKRPLKWMGVFVVTPVLLMLGLAITVWYAPAAELVPSLKSTWLVIHVPIAILATAVFTLAFVVLLLHLAKARHERKLREGTGKQASLLALLPDAAALDRASYALHITAFPLWTFTLIAGAIWGQKAWGVYWSWDPKEVWTFVIWVIYAAYLHSRATSGWSLKRSNVIAVIGYVAIIVNFTIVNMFFPGMHSYSGL
- a CDS encoding DUF4229 domain-containing protein, whose translation is MRPSIVYSFARISIFLACLLVLWLVGLKDPLVLLLVAATVSMLISLFTLGTLRDRFAVDVAERVERRRQEKAECRAQTDQSSAEEDSEADSFR